From the Lathyrus oleraceus cultivar Zhongwan6 chromosome 3, CAAS_Psat_ZW6_1.0, whole genome shotgun sequence genome, the window TGAGAGACAGTTTGTGAATGACATGACGAAGTACAATATGACTCTACAGTACATAGCTTCTGCTTTGAAAGACAAAGATCCAGAAAACCTCACCAGTGTTACCCAAGTGTATAAATCTAGAGCTACATACAATACGAGCAAGCAAGATTCATTGACGGAAATGCAAATGTTGTTGACTCTTATTCATAAAGAAAAATATATGTGTTGGACAAGAAATAGGAAAGACTCAAATGTTATTGTTGATATCTTCTATACACATCCTGATTTAGTTAAGTTATTGAATATGTTTCACTTGGTGTTGATTTTTTATTATACATACAAGATAAATAGGTAATGTGAATTGTGATCATACCTTGATATCATTTCGACATACTTTGATTTATCAGATTTTTTATTATTTGCATCGTGATCATACAGGTATCGGCTACCAATGCTTGAAATTGTTGGTGTTATGTCAACAAAATTAATATTTTCGATAGGTTTTGCCTATTTGGAGCATGAAAGGGAGGAGAACTTCAAATGGACACTAGAAAATCTCAAAGAGTTGTTCTTTTCCGGGACAACACATGGGTTACCTTGTGCATGTCAACTTGTCAATTTCCAAATACAAGGCAATATTATTCCTTTATATCCAATTCTTGTTTTTTTTGAAGAAATTATACATTGAAGAGCATGATGTTCATCCTGAAGATAGTGGTACAAAGTTGAATTTAGAAGTAGAGTGTGAAGAGTTGAAGACATATTTCAATTATTTGGATATTGTAGGCCAGAGGGTGTTGAAGAAAAAGGTATGGGAACTAACACATCCATCCATAACTTAGATGTGACTATCAACAATGAAGTACAAGTCAAAGAGGGGAGTTAAGAATAGCAGAAAGGGTGAAGAAAGTGATGTTCATCGTGATCCTTCACATTGGGAGTATGATGAGGGCTCGCAGGGGAATCAGACTACACAGAGATCATGCCTAAAACCAACAAGAAGTCAACCATCAAGTCTGCTAGGTCAAAGTCAATTGTCCAATGCATCTTCAAGGCATCTTTACTTGACTCAAATTCCTAATTTCTTGCATCCATACATTGATGACATTGTTGATATGGGTGACGATGGAAATTGTGGTTTTTAGGCTATTGTAGCTTTACTTGGATGGAGCGAAGAGTCATGGTCGTTGGTTTGGACGCAGTTAGACACTCAAGTTCATCAACACTATAAATTGTTTTCCAATTTGTTTTATGACATGTTCTCTAAAGTTAGGAATGCCTTAAAATTATAAAACTTGGGTGTGCAGGGTCGAGAAAAATGGATGAAGATTTCTGATATGGGTTACTTTATTGCTTGTAGGTACAATGTCGTATTTGTCTCCCTGTCAAAGAGGCTTAATATTACTGTTTTCCCTCTTACCTTAACTTCACCTATGTATACGAGCAGACATAAAATCATTGATGTTGGTTTTGTCAATGACAATCATTGGGTTCAAGTAAAGTTGAAACCTGATAGTCCATTGCTTCCTGTCACTGACCTTTGGAGACATACATGTACTGAAGATGCAAAAGCATGGGAATCAACATATGTAGGACATATTAGGCACTCAGAAGATGAAGTTAGGAAGTCATCCTAATTTGTTACGTAATCTTGTATGTATAACAACTTTTATGGAAAATATGTATCTATTATATATGATGAATTTTTTATCAAACCATTTATGCAGGCCGGTGTGTCAAAAATATTGAAATTTCATGTTTTTGGAAATTTTAGGCTCATTCCGGAATTTTTGAAATTCCCGGTATTCAGGAAATTTAAAATATTTTGGATTTTTGGATATTTTACGTATAATTCATAATTTCTAGTATATCTTAATTGGAAAATTTGAAATTTACGGTATGTTTTTACCGAAAATTTAAAATTTACAGTACATATCTCACGAGAGCGGTAAAAGTCTATAATTTTACGAAATTTCCAGGATATTTTCAAGGGTATCAAGGCTCTTCAAGCTTCAACGATGGTTCCTCGACCGTAAGTGCAAGAAACTCGTCCAGTTCCTTCACTATAAAACTAGATTCATGTACCTTACTTTTCACTTCATCATCATCACGCTTCGGTTCCACCACCGTTACATGATATCCAATAACTTCAAGCCTCATTCAGCGTATGAAATGTGAATAAAGTCATGTTAAACATTTTCAATCAGCCGCAACAATAGAACAAGAGGTTGATATGCTTTGAAGAAAACCAAGAAAATATTCCAACTAACATAACAACACAGTTAAAGGTGTTGCAACACAGCCACTCCAAAGTTATCATGGTTGATGCTCTTATCAAATTCGTTCATAATCATTAAGAACTTAAGAGTTTCCAAAAAGGCATTGGCCTCCCCATCATGATAACAATTCACCTCCATATGACTCTGGTGACTAAGTCATCGTTCGTACACCACCTGAAGACCATCGTACTAGGAGACCTTCTTCCCATCATTCGTGAAGGAAGTGTGAGCACAACTCCGATAAACCACCCATCACCCATCGTTGAAGGAACCCATTCACAAAACGTATCATTGAGTATCACATCCCTAAGTCCTTAGAGAAGTATCCAAATATATAAACTTATGATGGTATCAGGGTTCCTAAATAGCACGTCAAATACACGGAGTTGTGTCAGACTTCCACCAAGCAAGAGGAGCGGTGAAATGCAAGCTTTTCATTCTCGTCCAAAGGGATTCGTCGTGACCTAGTTCAAAGTACTAGAAAACAACTTCTTTAGTTCTTGGAGAACATTGTGTAATGAATTCATAGACAATTTCATAGCATGCAAACACCAATCAAAGAAAATAGTCATTCTTGATGATGGAATTGAATATCTGATAAAAAAAGGAAGACTTGGTAGATACACCAAATAGAACACTTGAAGGAGAAACAATAAGAGACACGTGGATTCTAAACGGTAAGTCTTATATCATATTGAATCCCCATGCATAAAAATTTACCTTCATCGTGGTAATACCTCACTCAGATAGACAATTGAGATGATTGAAGGGACCATGAGGAGAAGAGACAACGGTGACAAGGAAGATTACAAGGAAGGGAATCATACCATATAGTCTCCATCTGGAATGATTACCATTTTATTACGTTAATCACGGGAGGGGTTTCACCACCAAATATGTCTCTTAAGGGAAACATCAAGAGCAAAGAACAATAATTGTGGTTTATCAATCGTAATTGGAAATCGACTTCAGAAGAAAACTCTGAATGACTTATTCCATGATTTATACACAGCGAGAAGATATAAGGTATCTCATATCAGATATTTTCGTTGATAACCATGAAAATATAAGCAACAATTAGCATAacccaaaatttgccctccccttttcAGTTTTTATCCAACCTATGACTTAGGATTCATCTGCATTCATTCATGCCTtattcatgtgcatcattcattcatattaACATATTCTCATAACcatcatagattcaaagcttGTGGATAACAAAAACTTGGTTTTTCTTGAGGTTTGTGACATTTGCTCACCATTAGggcaaaaccctaatttcttgataTTTGGGATATGGATTCAAGGAGACCACATCTTAACACTCATCATGACATAAAAATCCTGATTTTTGGGGTCCATGTGTTAGGAGTTTATTTGTGAAGCTTCATGCTTTGTTTGAATACCTTGATTAGGGGGTGTACATCATCAAACCCTAATCAAGGATGCTTGGTACTTGGGTGCCCTTGTGAGTTAACTTTTGACCTTGGAATTGACTGAAACCCTAGCTCATTAGAAAAAGGTTCTTGACCATATTGTCATACATCTTGTCACGCATCATCAACCATTAAACTTACTTTGTGCATGAGATTGATTCATCTAACCTACATGTCCACTAGTTTTGGATTTTCATCTAGATCAAGGTTTTGTCATTGCACCCATTCATATGTTGTTTCAAGATCTTGATTCATGATCATTGCATCCATTCATATGGTGTTGTCAAGATCATCAGTCCACAATCATTTCTATGCAATACATGTTCATTTCCATCACTAAATCACTGATTGGCCAAAATTTGTTGCAGTTGACTTTGAGTCAACAATTGACcttttggtcaaccagttgaccaaagtcaactgaaTCCCCATTGACCCCGAAGACCTATTACCATGCATATTTCCATGTTTCATCACTAAAATCCTTATTTCATTGGAGTGCAGGGTTGGCAGGTGCGTACGGCAACATAAGAACATAATTTTCCCCAGGATATGCAAACTGGGCAGCTTGGTATTAAGTCGGGTTCACAGGCCGAGTTGCATGGGAAGGAATATGAAAATGAAGGCGCGGGCCTCGTTACTCAGCATCACCATCAAGAGTTTCAATATGAACCTGACCTTGGATGTTCTTGGGGTTAGCATGATCAACCGTCTAAGGAGTCTGAACCATGGGCACACCCCATGGGAAAACAAAATTCTCGGAAGTAGTAGGGGCGGCAAGAGCATGATGAGGGATGAAAGCACCTCCATTAGCAAAGTGTGAAGAAAAATTCAAGGGCATCCCCACGGGTAGGCAGTAGCGAGCCTGTTAGAAGTAGATGGGAACGTAGGCTGATTACAATAGTTGGGGCCACAATCTCTATGGGGGTCTTGACAGTGgccacaacatcaacaacagaGGTGGTCACCACAACAACATCAGCGATGATAGCAGTAACAGGGTTGACAAAGGTAGAAGCCCTCTGAGTTTGGAGATACTCCATAATGGTCTCCATATTACCTTGAAAGAGGTTCATCTCGCCTTGGACTTGAGCCAAGGTTTCCTTAACAGCGGCGTTCCCGGTTTCAAAACCATCCATGAGTTTGGACTTGTTTGCACGGGTAAAGTAGCGATGACAAGTCATCGTAGCTGCTGTGGAAAGATCGATATGGTAAGCATTTTGTTTTCTTGTTAGCAAAAATGTATGAATACATGGATGTATAAGTGTATGCAAGCAGAAAACAAAAGTTCTTCGAGGGAGTCAGTATGTCAGTTTGCATATATAGTCATACAATTAGTAAGAGTAAAACAACAGAAATATTTCAacaaaatctcttttattcatttGAGGAACAAATCATACAAATTATTACAGCTCAAAATTTTGTTTAATGAAATACAAGAACATCGGCCTTGACTCTCTCAAATACAACTCTACACACCGATACAAAATGAAAAACAACCCACATAGTGTTGTGAGGAAACATGCCAGCATATGCTTCCTTTAGCAATCCAGGAAGGTCCTCAAGTTCATGGTAAACAAATTTGATCAAGCGTGCATGCCTGTCATTCTAGTACTGTGCATCCTTAACAAGGTTGTACAATATAGTGTGATTAGGTCCGCTTAAAAGATCATGTAGAAACGCCTCCTTCTAATCCAGGAGAACCTGAAGGTGGCGACTGTGAGTCTCCCAATGAGTGACTTCTTATTTAGCTTATTACTATCTTCCAAACTCGTGTGTGCTTGACCTCTCAGTTCTCGAATCTCCTCAAACATTTTATCGAGATCTCTCTGGTACTATGAAAGAGTGACTTCTATCTGTTTGACACGACTTTGCTCTTCCTTCAACCCCTTCTGACATTTCTCTAACTGGTCTTTTAGATTCTTGATATGGTCTTGGTAATTAATCTCCATTTTGCATGTGCGGTATTAGGCTTCGGCTAACTGCTTCTTCTTGGCTGCAAGGTTCTCATAAATTCCCTTCAAAACCTCTCCTACCTTTCTTCTTTTATGTTGTTCAATCTGAATATCAGTGTCCGCTTTGATGACTCGCTCCCTCTTATGACTGAGATTAAGCTTCAAAGTTTCCTTCTCCAATGTGACTTTTCCTATATTGGATCAGAGATCGCCATTCTCCTTCTCCAATGTCTTGATAGTCTATTTGAGACGGTCCACTTCGGAGATAGTAGCAACATGTGGCTCGATAGTCTTGAAACTCATGGAATGTTCCCATGGGTATGGAAACTTAATCATCTGGGCTCTTGACTTAACCTAAGTTGAATATGATATTGTCATGGTGCATGTctgtgtaagaacaaaaattgttctacaacagattccatgattttgatgataacaaaggatgaaaccaaaaatggcaccctaacgaaaagtttctaagtatgcagggttctaaagaaagaaggaagaaatctgatgatgtcatcagatacagaaccagatcagatacaaattatcagaagataagaagcatctgaagtagaaacacgttcaagaaagtctaactctgagcaaaacagcaaagtatcagaagcatctgaacaagaagtaagctctagaagttctgactctgatcaacgctatctctaaactccagaacttatcagcgctatctgaagaatccatcagaatccaaaagagatcaacatcagaagcaagactccaagattctcagatacacgaagactctgatcatggaattgctaattatgaaagagtaacgttaaagtcaagtaaaggtttgcaaatggatttcctaatacagaaagagacgctaatctccaatttcaataaagaagatactatatgtggtaagtagtcatttcaaggagagaaagttatcctgcagaagctatttatgttatggcgtaaattcattttattactcatcaatttcaactactacctcactgatctatataaaggactgcaaatcaacattcagtacacaacacatacaaggaaaaatatactgaaacatcaaacactcaagaaaacactcttgctctctaaatcttcacgaagctgttgcttataacgtgaatcactttgttcttactattgtaatatttgctttcttagaagcactttagattacataaatcttttatctattgtttgtttatttcctcaagtgactctgtgtagtctgtatacttgagaggactaagagatctttctcttagacgttgtttgtaatcaatctttcaagattagtggattaagtccttgttgaaggcgaaatcaccttggccgggtggactggagtagctttgtgttataagcgaaccagtataaaatccttgtgtgattttcattttgaaaaagcgcttattttccaaacaattcaaaccccccctttcttgtttttctcaccttcaattggtatcagagctccggctctgttattgattttctaatcaaacacttaacagtgtagagagatccagaaagagaaaaactatggcccacacaaatgaaaaggatagttataatgctaagcctcctgtctttgatggagagaaattcgattactggaaagatagaattgaaagtttctttctaggctatgatgctgaactctgggacattgtcacagatggatacaaacctcctgtcacagaggatggagctgaagttcccagaagtaagatgtcagatgatcagaaacgagttttcaagaatcatcacaaggccagaaccatactcctaaatgctatatcttacaacgagtatgaaaagatcaccaacagagaaacagccaaagacatacttgactctctaaggatgactcatgaaggaaactctcaaatcaaagagacaaaggctctggcgcttatccagaaatatgaagccttcaaaatggaggatgatgaagccatagaggcaatgttctctagattccaaactctgattgcaggtctcaaggttctagacaaaggatatacaactgcagaccatgtcaaaaagatagtcagaagtctgccaaagaaatggagacctatggttactgctctgaagctgtcaaaggatctgaacaatattagccttgaagaacttgtcagttatctcagaagccatgagatagaactagaggaagatgagcctcagaaaaggaacaagtctgtagcattaaagtccagacctgaaagacgcaaacttgacagaaccaaagctctccaggcagaaactgaagatgctgacaactctgaaccagaagactctgatgatgaagaagaattgtccctactaaccagaagagttaagcaactctggaaaaagaggaacaacaacttcagaagaccaagacccagaggggatcgatcagaatcaacttcaaaaggtaaatctaacaaagatattacctgttatgaatgtaaagaaataggtcattacaggaatgaatgccccaagctaaagaaagacaactctagaaaagaaaacttcaagaaaaataccttcaggacaaagaaaggactgatggctacctgggatgatagtgaatctggatcatcagaatctgactctgatgaacaggccaatgtggcacttatggctaccacatccaagagtagctcagatgaagaatctgaagaggtattttctgaactttctcgatctgatctagaatcttgtttgttagaaactcttagctcatatcagaaattaaaacaaacgtttaaaaacattaaaggctgtcttaaagcaaaatttgaagaatgtagtgaacttgagatgacaattctagcacgagaagatacaatcagatctttaacactagaaagagatggagcaaaaagaaaaagcttagaattagaagaagcgttgtctcaagcaccacaaacttcaaataaaattatttttgaatacgaagaagcctttcaagaatttctgaaaaatggaataggtaggagtattatggcatccatgatttatggagtcagtcagaacaataaaaagggaattgggtatgatcctaaggaagataaaacttctaccagtgaccaacttaaatctcccttttcatatcattacacacacacacaagaacaaaaatttaaaaatgctagaaaacccaaagttataagaaactctgggaaaactaatctgaaaggacccaagagattctgggtaccaaaggataagattgtctatgttgcagatatcctatgcagcaaagttcagacaccagtcatggtacctggactctggatgctcgcgacacatgacgggaagaaagtctatgttccaaagtctggaacttaaagacgctggatttgtaggcttcggatgagatcagaaaggaaggatcagaggctccggaactattggtaatggtactcttccctctatatctgatgtcctttatgtagaaggattaatgcataacttattatccataagtcaattaagtgataacggttatgatgtaatctttaatcaaaaaacatgtaaagccattaatcaaaacgatggctctgtccttttcacaggcaagaggaaaaacaacatttataaaattaatctttctgatttaaaagaacaaaatgttaaatgtctgatgtcggttcacgaagagcaatgggtatggcatagacgcttgggccacattagcatgaggaaactttctcagctaactaaactcgagttagtcagaggcctacctaaactgaagttttcttcagatgctctgtgtgaagcatgtcagaaaggaaaattttcaaaaacatcctttaaaaagaaaaatgttgtttctacctctaagcctctggaacttcttcacattgacttatttggtcatgtgaaaacagcatcagttaatggaaagaagtatggactagtcattgttgatgattacagtcgctggacatgggtaaaattcctaaagcacaagagtgagtctcactctgtattcactagtttctgctccaaagtgcaaaaagaatttgatgctaaaattgttagagtcagaagtgatcatggtggagaatttgaaaacaaagattttgaagaattatttgactctaatggaatatcccatgatttctcctgccctagaactccacaacaaaatggagttgtagagaggaagaataggacactccaagagatggccagaaccatgatcaatgaaactaatgtggcaaagcatttttgggcagaagctgtaaacacagcgtgttacattcagaatagaatctctataagacccattctggaaaagactccctatgaactgtgtaaaggaagaaaaccaaacatttcatattttcatccttttggatgttcttgctttattttaaacactaaagaacatctgaacaagtttgattccaaagcacagaaaggtattatgttaggatactcagaacgctctaaaggctacagagtatacaacacagaaaccaaaattgtggaagaatcaattcatgtcagatttgatgataagcttgaccctgaaaagtcaaagctagttgaaaattttgcagatttagaaatcactcttgcaggatctgataaaattccagaagcaactgtcattcagaactctgaagaaata encodes:
- the LOC127129523 gene encoding uncharacterized protein LOC127129523; amino-acid sequence: MKVKCPFRLRSASSGSSWKIMVRYGFQNHKLFKDLDGHDILDHLKVHERQFVNDMTKYNMTLQYIASALKDKDPENLTSVTQVYKSRATYNTSKQDSLTEMQMLLTLIHKEKYMCWTRNRKDSNVIVDIFYTHPDLVKLLNMFHLVLIFYYTYKINRYRLPMLEIVGVMSTKLIFSIGFAYLEHEREENFKWTLENLKELFFSGTTHGLPCACQLKLYIEEHDVHPEDSGTKLNLEVECEELKTYFNYLDIVGQRVLKKKAIVALLGWSEESWSLVWTQLDTQGREKWMKISDMGYFIACRYNVVFVSLSKRLNITVFPLTLTSPMYTSRHKIIDVGFVNDNHWVQVKLKPDSPLLPVTDLWRHTCTEDAKAWESTYVGHIRHSEDEVRKSS